The region CCAAAATAATTCAATAGCTTTTGAATAGATTCGAGTTATTTGAAGACTGCAgttcaaagaaaatgagaaaatggacaTCTCCCTACtcatttgatttaaaatgttaatgttgCTAAAATAACTGTAGAGACTGGTCTTCAGTCACCTTATAATCCCAGAGATCTTTTTTCATATCTAGCAAACTCTTCTGTTATAGAGGTACACTTATATATTAAGGATTATGTAGAAAATGCCTGCTTTAAAAACTGGACATCTCAGCAAACATTTTATCTAAATTGTGctgtatttttaaaggattttttttccccagcatctacataaaaatttacatttatttattaaagaagtAGTTTCTAAAAAGTAAAGAGACGTAATGCTCTGAAGAGATGAGAAAtcagacattttaaaagtttatatatacaacaaaatatacatgtaacaattaaaacatttaattagTATAACCCCACCAATACAATGTTTGCTACtgtatttaaaagcatttattcaAAATATGTCAAGCTCATTCCAAAGGATGAAAGACACATGAGCCCATTTCTTATGCTATGAGGTATatggtaacaacaacaaaaatcctagATGCAAAAGGACCATCAGTTgcctaaatataaaattaatcttTGGCAAAGATGTGTTACACAGGATAACACAGCAGTAAGGAGATCCTTAATTTTACACCATCTCCCCATATCACGGCCCTGTTCACTCTTCCCTTTCAAAGAGTTACAACTCTGTTCCAGATAACTCAGAATTTTACATAGGTGGTCTGCTGATTAACATGTGTCTCCTCAAACCTCAGTACTACAGCTATACaaattacactttaaaaatatttgaaacagatAATTGAATTTATTGGTTGGCTATGAGTAGGAAAATACATCAGTAAAGAAAAGAGACcctgtatataaatataatactaGCTAGTTACAATGAAGGTTCCACTGAAAAGAACAGTAAAAGCCCTTGTTACCACCAGTCCATAAGTCATATTCAGTTTCCCATTACCCTTATTAAAGAGCTGCCTAGGCAAATGGGACATTCCTTGAGTTTAGTGCAGATAACGTGCTGGGTTTTGTTACATGAATGGTAAACAAAAGTTAGTCCAGTGCATTACATAATATAATGTACTGTGAATAAAGACTAGATACTCTATTTTAGACACTATTTCAATAGAACGGTTACTAAAATTTATGTAACCAAAAAGAGCATAGTGAACATCTTAAAACACTGTTTACAAGTGGGAGATAAACACTTGCTATAAACGTTCTTTGAATTCTCTGCAGCATCTCTACTAGGTATTCTTATTGTTTCATTAAAAGAACAAATCTGCTGTAAATTGTTGTTTTGCCCAGGATGGTTCTTGTACTTGTATAGCATAACCCCAAAACCTTAAAAGTTACTATGGAAATTCTGTAATTTTAAGTAGTAAAAAGTGGAatactaaaatttaatttattattgaAAACTTGACATCTTAGAAgagctttgaaattttaatttcaacatTTAAGAAGTGCATTCCACCCAATTTAATCATGTCCTTAGGTTTCAAAGTGCTAACTCAAGTTTTCCTGGTTGTCACCAAATCaagcaaaatggaaaacatttcttGGGAGTTGTTCCCTGCTTACCTTCTAGGACTGTTAAGTTGCAATCAACAATTTATTTCTACAACTTAAAATTATGCCATAAGTTAATTTTGATGAACATTATTTAAATTCTTAAAGCATAAATAAACAGCCACTAACACcataaactatacttcaagagATTTTACAAGGAATTGAGCACCTCTGAATTTCtgatcattaaaaagaaaatataccctAAATTTTCTGCAAAATATTCATAAGATGGATTTATCCTGTAAGAACACTGAAATTACATTATGGCAACACCACATTAAATATATCTGTTACAGAATTTTTGAAGCAAATCTATACTGTGAAAAcatactagttttttttttctttttttttttaactccatttTAGAGAGTACGGATTACTGGAAATTATCCAGgacacagaaaatatttaaaacacaaacCTTGCTTAACCAAAGTTTCAGTCTATTTAGGTGTGATCATTTATTCCCTAtagactgaaaatattttttctcttttgaaggtTATGGTTGTAAATCTACACTCCTGGTTCAATTTATCACTATCTTAATAAGGTGGAGAAGCTGTTCAAACTGACCCTCAGAATGCAGTATGCCTAGAAGAGGCAAGAACAAAATATCTTCAAGACATAACCAGCCATTATATCTCAGTATGCTGGttccaaattaaaatattttgtagacAATAACAAatacacatgaaaatattttgtgtaaAGCTCAAACCTTTAGCATCTAACAAGTGCACTCTAGTTCCAGCGTCTATGAAAAGAATACATCCTCCGTTAAAAACAGAGTTGAAGTGCTTCTCCCCTTCTTCCATAAAGCTTAAGCAGTTTCCTTCCTCTCACCAGTCCAACCAGCTCCAGCTTGCCTTTGCTGGAAATTGTCATGATGCACACTACCAACACAGTGTTTAGGGAAAATGAGTAAACGCACCTTTTATTCACactttacaaaaaacaaaaacccggAAAGAAGCCCTAAAGAAAGCTATGCACTGGTTCTGATCAGTAACACCAGCTTTCCCACGTACTGATTATAAACCAAATGTGTTTGGTGTCAGCACAActtaaaacaaaaagtgaaaaataaaaactatcaccacaaaatcttaaaaaaagaaaagaaaagcaaacctcAAAGGAAAAACCAGGTCCCAGACAAAGATTCAAGATCAAAACCTTttgtagaatttctttttaaaggaaaaaaaaaaaaaaaagaatcttttactTAAAcagtatgtaattttattttctcttagaatAAGCACATTTAAGTGCTgaacatttttcataaaattttaagtcattatCCAAAATGACTCATTCTCTGTATAAAACCTGTTATTAACATTCAACAATTTCTCTTCTTAATGCTCACTGGATACATGGTGTCCTTTTGCTTCCCTGCCTGCAGCTGAAACAAAAGCAGTTAGACCAAGTTCCCTctgaattcatttgttttttgagaGAATGGATGAAGGAGAACAGAACATACAGGAGTTAACTTTGCAAAGTTAAAGCTGGCTTTAATCTCGATTCTGCCAATGGCACTACAGGCAAAACACAAGGTATAGTATCTCTTATCTCGGCTGACATATTAAAATGACTTGgtcactttaaaaatgatctgAAGTATTGTCTTGGGGACCTGTTTTGAAAATacatctcatttattttatactgcttcataaatggaaaattagtttttttcttttttaaaaaaagggaatgattttttaaaaacatggaaaCTAAGGAATacatggaaaacaaaaagaattcacATGATAGTAGTACTCTGGGTGATGAACAGCACTGTGCAGTGACACCAAAAAGCAGTGCTCGGGTCTGGTAAACAAAGACCCGGGATCCCCACCCTAGGAACATGTTCCAAAATGTGATACTCAATGCTTCACAATGGAAAAAAACCCAAAGCTCATACAAAAGGATTTTCATAAAACTCTCACAAATGttaaacagtatttaaaaaatacaaaagaggaTGCACAGATTTTCTCTGCATGCACAGGCAGTGCTTGGTGGGAACAAATTCAGGCAGGCACAGTGGAGATAGGACAAGAAGTGTCTCAAAAGGAGTTAAGAAGCTGTACCTAAGCAGCcataattttttaacttaaaaaagttaaggatttaaaaacatcagaatgtACATACATCAACCATTACACATTCAGTCCGTAAATGCCTTCAGATCATTCACTACTCAGATTATCTGTCCTGGTAAATAGTTTTTTGTAAAAATCCAGGAATTCATAGGTAAGTTGTCTCTGGTCCAAGCAAATGTCCTAAACTTTAAACAGAGTTAAATTTAAAGAGCAATGttctcaatttaaaaacaaagtagtACAAAAGGGCTAACAAAACCCTAACAGTGCAAATCATCAGCAGAGAAAGTCTGTTGCAACTTCTTTTACAAGCTTTATAACACATGAAACAGGTAAAAAAAACTTAGCCTTAGATTACAATACAATCATTTCCAAATCTGATTTTTTTAGTACAAAATTTCATAAATCAGGTCTTTTGTGGATCATATACAATCATAAAGGCTAAATTCAAATTCTATATTTTACAAACAAGTCTGAAAAAGGAGGGAGTAAAgtatgaaagaatgatctctggaTGTTATTACTGGCCTCAAAAAAGTAGTGCTACAGATTTCTGTGCAAAGAGAATATGCTGTTCAGTTTCCTATTTCAAGGCATGAAAATATTATATTGGatagaagaaacaggaaaattattTGCAACAAATTAAAGATAGGTGCAAACACACCAATCCCTGTCTAACAGTATATAAAGCATACTGGGCTCAGAATTTGTTTGCTAGCACCTGGCTTTCATACTATATCCTTATCAAATGATCAGACTGAAAACTCAAATCatcattaagaaaaaacaaataaatcttaGTGGCCATACCTCACTCCCCTATATTCAGAATTTTTACAAGTTTACGAGTAAAACTGAGGTCATCCTCTGAAGGTACTTGACTACCTCCTGCCAGGAAGGTGAATGCCATTAACCTGGGGCAGGAAAGGCAGTAAGAGCTCCAGTTGTGCAAAAAGTGAGAAGTGGTCAGAGGGGATGAGTGGGTGTGGGCAGCCGCTGATATTGTTCTCAACTAGCCAATGGTGGTCCAGAGGTCCCAGGATGCCTAAAGTGTTCAGCTGAGGTTTAGAATAGAAGATGTAGTCAATTATACCCTGAAAAacagaaggcaaaaagaaaaataagaaaatgacacATAACATGACACTGAAATACTGAGAACTTTCAAGACACACCTTAGTCATGTTTGGTAAACAAAGAAACTTACTAGCCTGTAGAAAAAGGCAGCTATTACAAAGACCAAATGGCATCCCCAAATTGAGAATGAAGAAACCTTACGGATGGCAATCACTCTTCCTCCTATCTAGATCGTTTCAAAATCTGTAATGAGACCTAAAGAACCCTTCACGACAtggcctctgctgctgcttcctAACTTAATTTGTGACACTTTTCCTTGCTCACTACCCCACTGCCCTACTAGCTCTTTTTGGGGAAGGAGCGGAGGGGGTGTGAACTGAGGTACATTTCTTGAAGGTGATAagctccctcctcctccagggcctccgCACATGTCTGGAACACTTTCTTCTACTTGTCACCTGGCTAAATCCTTCTTAACCTTCAAGTGCCAAATTTAATTACTTTCCCAAGGCCTTCAGGAATCCTACCCTCATCCACTtaaagctgatttttttcccttgctaaTGCACACCCTAAAGTGTAACTATACACTGATTCGTGTGGCTGAGATCTACCTTTCCCACCAGACCATGATTTCACAAAGGCCCAAGCACACCTCTGCCCTCCACACCTTCAACAGCACTCGGGCACAGGATCCGGCACACAGCTAGGATACTCTTAGTTTGCTCCTCTCTGTCCAGTAACTGTAACTTTAACAGTCTGTCCTTTATATGCTCTCGACCAAAAGTATTTTAGCACATTCTAAATTCTTCTTAACTTTGTATCAGTAACAGCAGTCAGAAGGGAAACAGCTCTAATCTCTCCTGCCTTTTGGTTATCATCCTCCCCTCTTCTGCCATCAACCTCCTTGAAATGAAAATCTGTAGCTGGTTTTTTCTCTCATTGCTCAGTTACTCTTCAACTCATTGGATTCTAGTTTCTCTGACCATCTCTACAGACAACTCGGAGCAAATCTCTCTGAAACTTAACATTCACTCCTCTTTCCCTGGAAAGGCTTTCTTTCCTTGGTATTTAAGTTCCTATACTGTCATGGTTTTCCACCGCTTTGGTTACTAACATCATTTACATGTTAGTTTTGCCCAGTCAATTCTAGTCTCTCTTCAACTATACATACTCATCTCTTCCCAGTGTTAAATCATTATCTACAGTTCTGTAGATCCTcgaaagccaaataaaaaatttttttagttttcaacaGTTTCTCAAAGGAGTCTAAATAACCCTCCCCTCTAAAATTAAGCAACAGTTAACACAAGTATTTACACTATTCTAATACACAATCTAACCTGAATGATTATTTTTTCAGCAGATTAGAAATGGAAAACTAGGATTTAAGAGAGCAAAAATGCAAAAGATGGCAAAAAAGGACAGCTGAACACAAGTCCTAAACAACCACAGATAATTAAAATGAGGAGAATTACTAAGGAAAAACCTCCATATTGTAATCCATTAATTGTATAAGGCAGCATATAAACAGTATGTGCATTAGAAAATTTACAACAGCTAACAGTAAACTACATTTTGGTTCTCAAGTAGTAGTTTCAGTTAAACTGAAATAGAAGAAATGGAACATCAGACTAACATCAAATTAAATACAATGGTCCTGCATATCCAGCTGTTAGTAATGAGcccattaaataaaaaattaatgccTTAAAGAGATGACAGGTAACTCAGGATTTAATATCATTATTTCATCTGATTTCTAACTGTGGAAATGATTCTAATAATATCTATAAAGTAGGGGTGGAATTCTAATCACATGGAATTCTACATAAGAATACTGCTGTCATCTAATTCAAGATGGCTTAATTCCATTCTAAGTGTTAACATTTAAAGCcatcacaaaattataaaatgctcttgaaaaaaaaaatggagttttaaatgtttatttatctcAAAACTCACCTTAAAATCAAATGTGTAATTGGTGTAAGGCATCAGGCCACTCTCATAGGCACTCTTTAACTTGAAGCCATGAGTGATCCTTCCATTGGTTGTCCCATTTTTCCCATTACAGCTGAAGTTTGTAAGACTTTCATTGTATCTCAGTTCCTTAAAATCTTTATGATTTGTTTCTACTCCACCAGTGCTCAAATATTCTACAACACCTATAAAGGATATAAATGTACTTTCTGCATTGTTAAGTATAATATACAATGTGCAATACATAACCAAACAGATAATTCAATAGTAAACTTTTAAATCACACatattctcactttttaaaatggttcACTATTTTCCACCTTTGCCAAAACTTGTATAAACACATTTTTCCATGATTTTAATCACAGTGAATATTTTACTCAATATTTTACACTTTACTGTACCATACGAACTTACATCAtctcaactatttttttttaataactgtgtAATACAACAGGGCTGACATATAGTATTTGTTAAACCAGCtcccaatttcttaaaaaaaaatcatgttactcctgtttttttcttaaaaaattaacacCACAATCAACATCTTAGTATGTAGGCTTCTGCTCAGATTTAGCATGAAATACCAAGATTAGGATTCATTGTGCTTATGAATACGTGAATGACCAATTATGAAAGAATGACAAAGCCATCTCACCATCTCTGGACACTATTTTTCCAGTGTGCTAAGCAtaaggtggggcttccctggctgctcaaacagtaaaaaaatccacctgcaatgcgggagacctgagttcaatccctgggttgggaagatgccgtggagagtgtggcaacccactccagtattcttgcctggagaatcccatggacagaggagcctggagggatacagtccatgggatcgcagagttggacatgacagaagtgacttagcacacacacaggcataagGTGGGCTCTGAAATTATTTAACTTTCATTTAATCAGTTAGCAAAACCAGACATTTTCCCATGTGTTTTGTTATTACAATGCAACACAGAAATGAGTCTTAAGATCTGTATCATGTGACAAAAGTCTCTCTTTGCCCTTCACATACTTCGTAGCTAAAGAGGatgaaaagcaaataaagaacTTTCCAGTAATCCCCAGATGGCTTTGATGAGATGAACTATAAAGAATTATGGATCTTAGGCACCTTTATTTTCCCGAAAACAgattttaacataaattttatttcattatctatTCTTTCATCTATTGTGATAGCAGCAATATGCTACTGAATTTAACTACTccaagtatgtatgtgtgtgaatgcatgcattcatgcatgcatgcatgtaagtTCAAGGAAAAGTTCTATTGAGTATCCAAGAAAGTATGGTTGTTACTCACTGTACTATCTAGGGAAAAGTTTAAGAATAAGGCTTTCTGTATTCTTCCACTGTGACTAAAAATCAACATTCTTGATCCTTTTTTGTTAAAACCACTGTCTGACATGTGtaaataaaaaaatctcaaattccACCTGAGGTGCACAATATTTCTAATCAAGTCGACCAAAATTTGAGATTGTGTGATATATGATCAAATTTAAACTGGATTATGTTACCACATGCTGGACTCCCAGAGTCTGTCTTAATAACCTTTTCAGAGTCTGCAATACATATAACATGGGGATAATAAAATATCCCCATGTGTTTTCTGAACATGATTAACATCCTTCCTCTGGAGGTACCAGAGGATAATACCATTACCATTTACCattacattttaatgaaatgGTAATAAtaccatttcattttcaaaatggtcTCCCTactccacacacaaaaaatttttttaacctgaTTGATAGCGGCCACTATAAACTGAATTTTCATTTTGACTAGATTTGGAATTATCAGAAACAACACATTACAAAAACATTTTAAGTCAGCAAGTGTTCTATGTAAGATAGCATTGTTTTGTTTACCAGAGTCCGGCAAAGAATTAAGATCTGCACATAACACTAATGGAATAGTTCCAAATTCTCCTAATACACTGGACTGGAGACTTCTCGAGGCTTTATCAATAATATTCTTCACTTCTGAGAGGAACATCATCGTTTGAACCAACTTCACATCAGAGTATTCAGGGTCCCAATGCATATGAGCATTAGCCACGAGAATAAGTTGCTTTTCTGTTCCAAGATGTGGCTTTCCAgctatattaaataaaaagaaaagaaataaagcccATATATTCTCACATGGTCTGAAAGCAAGTAATATCTGAGTCCTGGGAATAAAAAAAGAACGCTAAAGTCTGGTTGAAAGTTTCCCATCATCTGAAGACAGATCTCTGTGATAAACCTGAGAAACAACATCTGACCTCTAGGATAAGGGCTTCCAGCACAGGGTGTTCACTCTGAACAGAGAGAGCCCATTCTACCTGGGACAGCCTGGTTTTTAAATAGTTCCAGCTCCTTAAAAATTCTGATCTTCTAGATGTCCTACATTGAGCATCAAAAAATTAAACGGACAtcctttctcttaaaaaatatttaaaacagtcaCTAAGTTCCATCTTTCATCTTTTCCATCCCTCGGATTAAGTATCCCCATTTCCAACTGCTCCTCAAGTGACAGAAGTCACAGTTCTTAGCACGATGATCACTCTCTACATTTAATTTGAAATAGTGGTCCATTTCTCCAAGACTTAAGACCTTTAAAATAATGACTAaaagcaggtcaggaagaaaagtCAACACAGAAATATCCCTGTTGCTAAGAAATTGTATTAAGTGTACGGAGTTCTTCTCTCTGAGCAGTTATTTTAACTAATATTTACTTTAGCATTTTATGTGAAAAATTCTCGAGCAGAAAAAACCTTGTTTTAtgccttttaagatttgaaatactTTTCTAGGCAATGCTTCCTCTTCTTGAGCTTTGTGGTAGAGAAAAATGGATATGAGATTTTAGAAAAGATTTAAATTCTGAGTTTCTTCAGGCATTAGACAAGAGTattaacatgaaatattttctgactTCTATTCCATTTTGGAGGCCAAATTTTATAGGAAGTGAAAAGGTCACTCACATGATATTTCAATCAATTCCTTTCGAAGTTCTAGCAGTACAGCAACTCCTATGTTATCTTTTGTCATGACTCTGTTCAGCATGGCTTCAGACCCTTCTGAATTTGCCATTGCTAGTTGATTAAATTCAACAGTGTGTTTCTGAACCAAAgtaaatctaaaacaaaacacaaatataaaattgGGAATACCAAGACATTCGTTTTGTGGTAAATGCAATTTCCCCCCAACTTCCTTAACAGATATGATGACATGTAAATTACATTACAGAAAATCCTCCACACTTAGCACCAAGCTTCCCATGTCCATTTCAGTTGCTCTCAGTCTGCCACAGATACAAATAACATCTTGAAAAACTTTTACAACTTAAGATAATGCAGTCATTTTCTGTTTAGGTTTCATGTTGGAATATTCCatcttacaattttaaaataattttcttccaaagtaTGGGCTTAAGAATCTCTCTACCATTCCAGAGGGAATGCAATTACAAAGTGTTTCAATTAACAACTGGAGTGAAACCCCAGAAGACACCTGAAAAAACAGCAGAACTTTCAACCTGTCttccaaaaaacattttttctgatGAATCAAAACAAAACCCTCTAAATCACAGTATTGTTTTCCTGAGAAATAATATGGTGCCTCATTCTCTTAGTTGCCAACTAATTTCCATTCCCTTGGCCCTCATTCTGCAaatacagagaatttttttttttttaagaaataagatgactggggaattctctggtggtcccctAGTTAGGACTgtgacttccactgcaggggaacaggttcgatcactggtcagggaactaagatccccatgtGGAatgaaccaaaggaaaaaaaaaaagaagaagaaagaaagacgacgacttacttttctgttttaaagaataTTGCACAGCCATcaacatgttttctttcttgttctgacATTGTCCTAGCTCTAGACTTAGGACTAAAGAATCCATTATAGCCACGTTCTTTCAGTTCTACCAGAAAAAAACTGTAATACTGTTCTGTTTCAACTTCCTGAAAAATTGTAAACAGCAGTTATTTCATAAGACAAAAACTAGTCCTATGCATTATCTTTATATGTACAGTTTGAGaccttaaaataaattcaaaggagTGACCTGAAGAAAGAAGAATTACATCTTTCTAATGTACTTTATCTGAACCAATCACAACCCCTACTTGTCATTTTACAGGTCCGAGTTGACAAAGCACCTCTCTGCTGTTAGGAGTAAAGACTGGAAAGCCATGTACCCCACGCATATGTATTTCCTCATGCTTTAGAACTGGAGTAAACAAAACTCAGAGCAGCAGAAGGAAATCCACAGATCAAGTTTCAGACCACAAGGAGAAAGCCACTTGCTGAAGGTCATGTAAGTTATTATGAGGGTTGGACTGAGAACCCAGTTACTGTGTAACAGATTCAATGTTCTTTCCACTTGGCCCTAATTATTCAATTATCACTGGTAGTAAAGCAAAATTATACCTTGACAGTGCCACAGTTTCAGTAACACTGCCACCCAATTAAAAACAGTGTGGAGGGGCACAAGGGAGGAGCAGGTAAAACCTTCAGTTGTAATAGCAAACACCTAAAAACCCAGCTGAACCCACTTGCTTAACTTGGCAGCACAACGCTAAAAGCACAGGATGCAGTGAATGTTCCCAAAATTCACTCAATACAGGAAAAGTCCGTACTTTAAGAACTGCTAAAGCCAGGACTTCAAATGTGCTAATGTAATACATTCTCAAGCTATTCCTTGCTTGATCAAGTGCATTTCTGCAATTTAAACAACTATTTTTCTGATGACTTACCTGAAGACTTATGATATCAGCACTGCAACTCAAGATTTCCTGAATAATGGCCTTTTTCCTGTAGTCCCAACTGAGTGcccatgacggacagtagccgtACAACTGCCGGGTCGCGTACTTATCACAGAGAACATTGTAGCACATGACGGAAAACAAGGCTGCAGGAGAGACACTCTGCTCACACACGTGCGGAAACTGGCCCGCTTCACTTAAACTAGGCTTGGCGTTATTCATTAACATACTCACAGAAAGCTACCACATGCCAGACATGGCGCAAGTCAGATAATAAATCAGGAACAAATACatgaacaaatataaataattgtGCTTCCCACTACAGAGGTACAGACAGAAGGTTCAAAAGGAAACAGACTAAGATCTTGAGTCCTTCAGCTTCTAAGTCCAAGGCTCCTCATTTCTAGGCTCCCTCCACCACTTCATCAATTGTTAATGTAGAATGTAATCTGACATTTATCTAAGAAAACCTGTTTTTTCTTAACAGCCATCTCTGCTTTTCTTCCACAAAGCAATTAGTAACTCACATGGAAGAAAAACACCGTTGCACACATGACAGAAGTGCCCAAACTCTTTTCATACACTTTTAAAAGATTAGAGGTCATTAGCTTGATTTCTCTCAAGTAGGTGTTTTTGCTATAATTTTGTATTATCAAATACATCTGGAATACAGTAGAATTTGGAAAATTACAATAGAGAAAGATTTTGGTGTATTTATTAGAACTGAATTTGATCAGTACTTTAGAGCAGTTTCTCAAAAGCAGCACCACTGACATCACGGGTAGGTAATTCTTTGCTGTTGGGGGCTGTGCTATGCATAGCAGCGCCTCTGATCTCTAGCCACAAGATGCCAAGAGCACATCTACCACTTGCTGACAATGAAAAAGTATCTCAGACGCTGCTGCATGTCTTCTGGGAGATAAAGCCACCTCTGGTTGAGAAGCACTGCCTTATACCAGACTTTCCCTGACAATGATTATACAGcagccaccagggcttccctgatagctcagatggtaaagattctgtctgcaatgcaggagacttgggtttgatccctggactgggaagatcccctgaaggagggaacagctaccccctctagcattctggcctggagaatccccatggacagaggagcctggcaggcgacagtccatgggatcacaaagagtcagacaccactgagcgacttccacttcacTCACACAAGCCTTTATTATTATCTTCAAATCAAATCAACCTTAAGCATTTTACTGTAATACTACCCATAATCTGAAACATACCAACAATACTATTAGGTTTATAAAAGacaaagtaaaaataagattaaaaaaaatcaggctaCCAACCCGTTGGCCGTGTTCTGTCTGGTTCTTGTAACATAATCCAAGATCTTGGAGGTGGCTGTTCTGTTGAAACTAGTTGaacataaaacacaaaattaaacaaTATTCTTAGATGTCTTTCTAAAAAAATGGTTTAATCAAATGACCACTTACTTCTTTTTGCAGTACCTGCCAAATTATCAAGCAAATAGTTCAGTAGCCTTCTTGTTCCATCTGGCTCCAGATAGAGGTTCAATATATCCTGGGTAAGTGGA is a window of Muntiacus reevesi chromosome 1, mMunRee1.1, whole genome shotgun sequence DNA encoding:
- the CNOT6 gene encoding CCR4-NOT transcription complex subunit 6 isoform X1; protein product: MPKEKYEPPDPRRIYTIMSSEEAANGKKSHWVELEISGKVRSLSSSLWSLTHLTALYLSDNSLSRIPSDIAKLHNLVYLDLSSNKIRSLPAELGNMVSLRELHLNNNLLRVLPFELGKLFQLQTLGLKGNPLTQDILNLYLEPDGTRRLLNYLLDNLAGTAKRISTEQPPPRSWIMLQEPDRTRPTALFSVMCYNVLCDKYATRQLYGYCPSWALSWDYRKKAIIQEILSCSADIISLQEVETEQYYSFFLVELKERGYNGFFSPKSRARTMSEQERKHVDGCAIFFKTEKFTLVQKHTVEFNQLAMANSEGSEAMLNRVMTKDNIGVAVLLELRKELIEISSGKPHLGTEKQLILVANAHMHWDPEYSDVKLVQTMMFLSEVKNIIDKASRSLQSSVLGEFGTIPLVLCADLNSLPDSGVVEYLSTGGVETNHKDFKELRYNESLTNFSCNGKNGTTNGRITHGFKLKSAYESGLMPYTNYTFDFKGIIDYIFYSKPQLNTLGILGPLDHHWLVENNISGCPHPLIPSDHFSLFAQLELLLPFLPQVNGIHLPGRR
- the CNOT6 gene encoding CCR4-NOT transcription complex subunit 6 isoform X2, translated to MPKEKYEPPDPRRIYTIMSSEEAANGKKSHWVELEISGKVRSLSSSLWSLTHLTALYLSDNSLSRIPSDIAKLHNLVYLDLSSNKIRSLPAELGNMVSLRELHLNNNLLRVLPFELGKLFQLQTLGLKGNPLTQDILNLYLEPDGTRRLLNYLLDNLAVSTEQPPPRSWIMLQEPDRTRPTALFSVMCYNVLCDKYATRQLYGYCPSWALSWDYRKKAIIQEILSCSADIISLQEVETEQYYSFFLVELKERGYNGFFSPKSRARTMSEQERKHVDGCAIFFKTEKFTLVQKHTVEFNQLAMANSEGSEAMLNRVMTKDNIGVAVLLELRKELIEISSGKPHLGTEKQLILVANAHMHWDPEYSDVKLVQTMMFLSEVKNIIDKASRSLQSSVLGEFGTIPLVLCADLNSLPDSGVVEYLSTGGVETNHKDFKELRYNESLTNFSCNGKNGTTNGRITHGFKLKSAYESGLMPYTNYTFDFKGIIDYIFYSKPQLNTLGILGPLDHHWLVENNISGCPHPLIPSDHFSLFAQLELLLPFLPQVNGIHLPGRR